One genomic segment of Pandoraea thiooxydans includes these proteins:
- the dusB gene encoding tRNA dihydrouridine synthase DusB — protein sequence MRIGSHELRNNLFVAPMAGVTDRPFRQLCKRLGAGYAVSEMVASNAQLWKSEKTQRRANHEGEVAPIAVQIAGADPSMLAEAARYNVDRGAQIIDINMGCPAKKVCNVYAGSALLQNEELVTRILEAVVGAVGCGPNAVPVTLKIRTGWDRAHKNALNIAHIAEASGISMLTVHGRTRADLYHGEAEYDTIAAVKAAVRIPVVANGDVDSPAKARHVLSVTGADAIMIGRAAQGRPWLFREIAHYLETGETGPAPRVDEIQQIMNEHLLDHYAFYGEFTGVRTARKHIAWYTRGLPGANLFRHHMNTLDSSQEQLAAVNEFFEQQKMYSEHLCYEQESPRELLAA from the coding sequence GTGCGCATCGGCTCCCACGAACTCCGCAACAACCTGTTCGTCGCCCCCATGGCGGGGGTGACGGATCGCCCTTTTCGTCAGTTGTGCAAGCGACTGGGGGCGGGTTATGCCGTGTCCGAGATGGTCGCGTCGAACGCGCAATTGTGGAAAAGCGAAAAGACCCAGCGGCGCGCCAACCATGAAGGCGAAGTGGCGCCGATCGCCGTGCAGATCGCCGGCGCCGACCCGTCGATGCTGGCCGAGGCCGCGCGCTACAACGTCGATCGCGGCGCACAGATCATCGACATCAACATGGGGTGCCCGGCCAAGAAGGTCTGCAACGTGTATGCGGGCTCGGCGCTGCTGCAAAACGAGGAACTGGTCACGCGCATTCTCGAAGCGGTGGTCGGCGCGGTCGGTTGTGGGCCGAACGCCGTGCCGGTGACGCTGAAAATCCGTACCGGCTGGGACCGCGCGCACAAGAATGCGCTCAACATTGCGCATATCGCCGAAGCCAGCGGCATCAGCATGCTCACCGTGCATGGCCGCACGCGCGCCGATCTGTACCACGGCGAAGCCGAATATGACACGATCGCCGCAGTCAAGGCCGCCGTGCGCATCCCGGTGGTGGCCAATGGCGATGTCGACTCGCCCGCCAAGGCCAGGCACGTGCTGAGCGTTACCGGCGCCGACGCGATCATGATCGGCCGGGCCGCGCAGGGTCGTCCCTGGCTTTTCCGCGAAATAGCTCATTACCTGGAAACCGGCGAGACCGGTCCGGCGCCGCGCGTGGATGAAATCCAGCAGATCATGAACGAGCACCTGCTCGATCATTACGCGTTTTATGGCGAATTCACCGGCGTGCGCACCGCGCGCAAGCATATCGCCTGGTACACGCGCGGGCTGCCGGGCGCGAATCTGTTCCGGCACCACATGAACACGCTCGACTCGAGCCAGGAGCAACTCGCTGCCGTCAATGAATTTTTCGAACAACAGAAGATGTACTCGGAGCATCTCTGTTACGAACAAGAATCTCCGAGGGAGCTTTTAGCCGCATGA
- the murU gene encoding N-acetylmuramate alpha-1-phosphate uridylyltransferase MurU encodes MKAMIFAAGRGDRMRPLTDTTPKPLLCAGGKPLIVWQIEQLAAAGFERIVINHAWLGQQIEDTLGDGRRFGVRIDYSAESEALETAGGIAHARELLSGEGDIFLAVSGDIHTDYDYARLRRHAERLGERAEPGMHLVMVPNPPFHPEGDFALCDGRLSLDPALASQRLTFGNIGLYDLRLFDAMAPGTRQAMTPFYHASIAAGTASGECWRGAWDNIGTPAQLAALDRRLSAAGNPSPAALELP; translated from the coding sequence ATGAAAGCGATGATTTTCGCGGCCGGGCGCGGCGATCGCATGCGCCCGCTCACCGACACCACGCCAAAACCGTTGCTGTGCGCCGGCGGCAAGCCCCTGATCGTCTGGCAGATCGAGCAACTGGCCGCCGCCGGCTTCGAGCGCATCGTGATCAATCACGCGTGGCTCGGCCAGCAGATCGAGGATACGTTGGGCGACGGCCGGCGCTTTGGCGTGCGAATCGACTATTCCGCCGAGAGTGAAGCGCTCGAGACAGCCGGCGGCATCGCCCACGCGCGCGAGCTGCTCAGTGGCGAAGGCGACATCTTCCTCGCCGTCAGCGGCGACATCCACACCGATTACGATTACGCACGCCTGCGCCGGCACGCCGAGCGCCTCGGCGAGCGCGCCGAACCCGGCATGCACCTGGTGATGGTGCCCAACCCGCCGTTTCACCCCGAAGGCGACTTTGCGCTGTGCGACGGGCGCCTGTCGCTCGACCCCGCCCTGGCATCGCAGCGACTGACCTTCGGCAACATCGGCCTGTACGACCTGCGCCTGTTCGATGCCATGGCCCCGGGCACGCGACAAGCGATGACGCCGTTCTACCATGCCAGTATTGCCGCAGGCACGGCCAGCGGCGAATGCTGGCGCGGCGCGTGGGACAATATCGGCACGCCCGCGCAACTGGCCGCCCTCGACCGGCGCCTGAGCGCTGCCGGCAACCCATCGCCAGCAGCGCTAGAATTGCCCTGA
- a CDS encoding aminopeptidase P N-terminal domain-containing protein has protein sequence MDALRYRQRREQIFDHMTRLGGGVAILPTAPEATRNRDSDFPYRHDSYFYYLSGFGEPESVLVLDSRNRTATLFCRPKNEEREIWDGFRYGPDAARETFGFDAAYPIDVLDERIAVMLADATALFYPLGTSARFDRQVRHWLAAVRAQARAGVSAPSSAHDLCAALDEMRLVKDADELAIMRRAGQISAQAHVRAMQACRPGMREYQLEAELLYEFRRHGSQSPAYTSIVATGANACVLHYRAGDTECRDGDLCLIDAACELDGYASDITRTFPVNGRFSAPQRELYDLVLAAQQAAIDATRAGVSFNDPHDAAVRVLTQGMLDTGLLPRDKHGTLDDAIASKAYTRFYMHRTGHWIGMDVHDCGDYREPASGGQAGSERPSRILKTNMALTVEPGIYVRPGPDVPERYWRIGIRIEDDAVVTPAGCELLTRDVPVKADDIEALMRQ, from the coding sequence ATGGACGCCCTTCGATATCGTCAACGCCGCGAGCAGATTTTCGATCACATGACGCGCCTGGGCGGCGGTGTCGCCATCCTCCCGACAGCCCCGGAAGCCACGCGCAATCGCGACAGTGACTTCCCCTATCGGCACGACAGTTATTTTTACTACCTGAGCGGTTTTGGCGAGCCCGAGTCGGTACTGGTGCTCGACAGCCGCAATCGCACGGCGACCCTGTTCTGCCGGCCCAAAAACGAAGAACGGGAAATTTGGGATGGGTTCCGGTACGGGCCCGACGCCGCGCGCGAGACCTTCGGCTTCGACGCGGCCTACCCGATCGATGTGCTCGACGAGCGCATCGCAGTCATGCTCGCGGATGCGACTGCGCTGTTCTATCCGCTCGGTACATCCGCGCGCTTCGACCGGCAGGTGCGTCATTGGCTTGCCGCGGTACGCGCCCAGGCCCGCGCCGGGGTCAGCGCCCCATCCTCGGCGCATGACCTGTGCGCCGCGCTCGACGAGATGCGGCTGGTCAAGGATGCGGATGAACTGGCGATCATGCGCCGCGCCGGGCAAATTTCCGCGCAAGCCCACGTGCGTGCGATGCAAGCCTGCCGGCCGGGCATGCGCGAATATCAGCTCGAGGCCGAGCTGCTGTACGAATTCCGTCGGCACGGTTCACAGTCGCCCGCCTACACGTCGATTGTCGCGACCGGCGCAAACGCGTGCGTGTTGCACTACCGCGCGGGCGATACCGAATGCCGCGACGGCGATCTGTGCCTGATCGACGCGGCCTGCGAACTCGACGGCTATGCGTCCGACATTACCCGGACCTTCCCCGTCAACGGCCGTTTCAGCGCGCCGCAGCGCGAACTCTACGATCTGGTGCTGGCCGCCCAGCAGGCCGCCATCGACGCCACGCGCGCGGGAGTCAGCTTCAACGATCCGCACGACGCCGCAGTGCGCGTGCTGACCCAGGGCATGCTCGACACCGGACTGCTGCCTCGCGACAAGCACGGCACGCTCGACGACGCGATCGCCAGCAAGGCCTACACGCGCTTTTACATGCACCGCACCGGGCATTGGATCGGCATGGACGTGCACGATTGCGGCGACTACCGGGAGCCCGCAAGCGGCGGTCAGGCCGGCAGCGAGCGGCCTTCGCGCATCCTGAAAACCAACATGGCACTGACGGTCGAACCGGGCATCTACGTGCGGCCCGGGCCCGACGTGCCGGAGCGCTATTGGCGCATCGGCATTCGCATCGAAGACGATGCCGTGGTCACGCCGGCGGGCTGCGAACTGCTCACCCGCGACGTGCCCGTCAAGGCCGACGACATCGAGGCATTGATGCGGCAATGA
- a CDS encoding Fis family transcriptional regulator, with the protein MSKHNIEQCVRDSLDSYFRDLDGAHPHGVYEMVVSVVEKPLLEFVLHKADGNQSLAAEYLGINRNTLRKKLQQHGLL; encoded by the coding sequence ATGAGCAAACACAACATCGAACAATGCGTGCGCGACAGTCTGGACTCGTATTTCCGCGATCTCGACGGCGCACATCCGCACGGGGTGTATGAGATGGTGGTCTCGGTGGTCGAGAAGCCGCTGCTGGAATTCGTGCTGCACAAAGCCGACGGCAACCAGTCGCTGGCAGCCGAATACCTGGGCATCAATCGCAACACGCTGCGCAAGAAGCTGCAACAGCACGGCTTGTTGTAA
- a CDS encoding UbiH/UbiF/VisC/COQ6 family ubiquinone biosynthesis hydroxylase, translating to MTQPGTPLAQPGTFDLAIVGAGPVGAALALMLAQRAPALRIALIDARRPPLQYDADPRALALSHGSRLSLERLGAWPSGPREATPIQHIHVSQRRHFGRVVIDHLEHGVPALGYVVRYGTVMRALDARLDALPTETFTHLRQTRATAHRQNSGAVTLTLERDAGTTTLRAALAINAEGGLFSTQQQKPRTRDYRQSALVAFVTCDRPLPAWAWERFTAEGPLALLPLENGYSLVWCCSPALAEQRQQLPDDAFLTALNDAFGRRMGRFTSVSGRAVFPLGLNALPHLVEGRIAAIGNAAQTLHPVAGQGLNLGLRDAFALTEAICRTSPPDASPAALARFARQRAIDRQLTIGLTDLLPRLFSNDAAPLATLRGLALAGLELVPPLKTAFARQMMFGQRR from the coding sequence ATGACGCAGCCAGGCACGCCCCTCGCACAACCCGGAACATTCGATCTGGCGATCGTCGGTGCAGGCCCGGTCGGCGCCGCGCTGGCGCTGATGCTGGCGCAGCGCGCGCCCGCGCTGCGCATTGCACTGATCGATGCGCGCCGGCCGCCGCTGCAGTACGACGCCGATCCGCGGGCGCTGGCCCTCTCGCACGGCAGCCGCCTGTCGCTCGAGCGGCTGGGCGCATGGCCGTCCGGCCCGCGGGAAGCGACACCAATACAGCACATTCATGTATCGCAGCGTCGTCATTTCGGCCGCGTCGTGATCGACCATCTCGAGCACGGCGTGCCGGCCTTGGGATACGTGGTGCGCTACGGCACCGTCATGCGCGCGCTGGACGCGCGGCTCGACGCATTGCCGACCGAGACCTTCACGCATCTGCGGCAAACGCGCGCCACGGCGCATCGGCAGAACAGCGGCGCAGTCACGCTCACGCTCGAGCGGGATGCCGGGACGACTACGTTGCGCGCCGCCCTGGCGATCAATGCCGAAGGCGGGCTTTTCTCGACCCAGCAGCAAAAGCCGCGCACCCGAGACTACCGGCAAAGTGCACTGGTGGCCTTCGTGACCTGCGACCGGCCGCTGCCGGCCTGGGCCTGGGAGCGCTTCACCGCCGAGGGACCACTTGCGCTGCTGCCGCTCGAAAACGGCTACTCGCTGGTCTGGTGCTGCTCGCCGGCGCTGGCCGAGCAGCGCCAGCAATTGCCCGACGACGCCTTCCTGACGGCCCTGAACGACGCCTTCGGTAGGCGGATGGGCCGCTTTACCAGCGTCAGCGGACGGGCGGTTTTCCCGCTTGGACTGAACGCCTTGCCGCATCTGGTCGAGGGCCGCATCGCCGCGATCGGTAACGCAGCACAAACCCTGCATCCGGTGGCCGGACAAGGGCTGAACCTCGGTTTGCGCGATGCGTTCGCACTGACCGAGGCGATTTGCCGCACCTCGCCACCCGACGCAAGTCCGGCGGCGTTGGCGCGCTTCGCGCGGCAGCGCGCCATCGACCGTCAGCTGACGATCGGCCTGACCGACCTGCTGCCCCGGCTGTTTTCGAACGATGCGGCACCACTGGCGACCTTGCGCGGCCTGGCGTTGGCTGGGCTGGAACTGGTCCCCCCGCTCAAGACCGCCTTTGCGCGCCAGATGATGTTCGGCCAGCGGCGCTAG
- a CDS encoding peptidylprolyl isomerase, whose product MKRIRAQRAPASLLSCLCLGLWLVAGGAFAQAVGAGSANQPAALRPVDSIVAVVNDAVITRNQLDARVRDTKRQLTLQGRPVPDDETLQQQVLDQMILIDVQLQRAKEDGITVSDDDLSQAIQRVAADNKMSVDQYKQRLASMGVSWSVFRTEVRDQMLIARVRQAEVDSKVEVSQSEIDAYLASQNNGQAQDKPTEYHVAQIVIGVPDNATADQVSQAKRKADDLLAQVKGGADFAALAEKYSNGEAAAKGGDLGYRIAERLPDLLLDAVKNLKGGEVVPQVLRGKDGFHIVKLLDVRQGGASAGMLVPQIHARHILIKIGNGVTAEQAREQLLEIKHKIEAGDGTFAEYAKKYSADGSASQGGDLGWLSPGETVPAFERALSTLKDGQISDPVRTQFGYHLIQVLGHREERVTGDQERNLALQEIRARKAEAAYRNWLLQLRDSAYVDNRLNQPG is encoded by the coding sequence ATGAAGCGTATTCGTGCACAGCGGGCCCCGGCCTCGCTGCTTTCGTGCTTGTGCCTCGGCCTGTGGCTGGTTGCCGGCGGCGCATTCGCACAGGCGGTCGGCGCAGGGTCTGCGAACCAGCCGGCAGCCTTGAGGCCGGTGGATTCGATTGTCGCGGTGGTCAACGATGCCGTGATTACCCGCAATCAGCTGGATGCGCGCGTCAGGGACACCAAGCGGCAACTCACGCTGCAAGGGCGTCCGGTTCCGGATGACGAGACGTTGCAGCAGCAAGTGCTGGATCAAATGATTCTGATCGACGTTCAGCTGCAACGAGCCAAGGAAGATGGCATCACGGTCAGTGACGACGATCTCTCGCAGGCGATTCAACGGGTTGCCGCCGACAACAAGATGTCGGTCGATCAATACAAACAGCGCCTGGCCTCGATGGGCGTGTCCTGGTCCGTGTTCCGCACGGAGGTGCGCGACCAGATGCTGATCGCGCGCGTGCGCCAGGCCGAAGTCGACAGCAAGGTGGAAGTGTCGCAATCCGAGATCGATGCCTATCTGGCGAGCCAGAACAATGGCCAGGCGCAGGACAAGCCGACTGAATATCACGTTGCGCAAATCGTCATCGGTGTGCCGGACAACGCCACAGCCGACCAGGTAAGCCAGGCCAAGCGCAAGGCCGATGATCTGCTTGCCCAGGTCAAGGGTGGTGCCGACTTCGCCGCCTTGGCGGAAAAATACTCCAATGGCGAGGCCGCCGCCAAAGGCGGCGATTTGGGATACCGCATCGCCGAACGCTTGCCCGACCTGCTGCTCGACGCCGTCAAGAATTTGAAGGGCGGCGAAGTTGTGCCGCAAGTGCTGCGGGGCAAGGACGGCTTTCATATCGTCAAACTGCTCGACGTCCGTCAGGGCGGCGCGAGCGCCGGCATGCTGGTGCCGCAGATTCATGCCCGCCACATCCTGATCAAGATCGGCAACGGCGTCACGGCAGAACAGGCACGTGAGCAACTGCTCGAGATCAAGCACAAGATCGAGGCCGGCGACGGGACGTTCGCTGAATACGCGAAAAAATATTCCGCGGACGGTTCGGCTTCGCAAGGCGGCGACCTTGGCTGGCTGTCTCCCGGCGAGACGGTGCCGGCATTCGAGCGGGCGCTCAGCACCTTGAAGGACGGTCAGATCAGCGATCCGGTACGCACCCAGTTCGGCTATCACCTGATTCAGGTGTTGGGGCACCGGGAAGAACGCGTCACGGGCGATCAGGAGCGCAATCTGGCGCTGCAGGAAATCCGTGCGCGCAAAGCGGAGGCTGCCTATCGCAACTGGCTGCTGCAACTGCGCGACAGCGCCTACGTCGATAACCGGCTGAACCAGCCGGGCTGA
- a CDS encoding aminoglycoside phosphotransferase family protein, protein MTALPATATPDPLAQAHAEARQAALEHWLAEVKAPFALDLATVAPASVDASFRRYFRVASASPAHPTLIVMDAPPPQEDCRPFVHVSGLLHEAGLNSPRILAQDLTQGFLLLSDLGRSTYLDVLDEHNATRLYRAAFDALIAWQLASRPGQLPPYDKALLQRELDLFPTWYIERHLNMALSPSQQEVLAQTNTLLIDSALAQPQVYVHRDYMPRNLMVSEPNPGILDFQDAVYGPLTYDVISLLRDAFISWEEDLQLDWLIHYWENAKRAGLPVRQDFGEFYQECEWMGLQRHLKVLGIFARIQYRDGKPRYLADTPRFLQYAHKVAARYRPLHPLARLLDTLDGKSAAVGYTF, encoded by the coding sequence ATGACCGCACTTCCTGCCACCGCGACTCCCGATCCGCTCGCGCAAGCCCACGCCGAAGCACGCCAGGCCGCTCTCGAACACTGGCTGGCCGAGGTCAAGGCACCTTTCGCACTCGACCTCGCCACCGTCGCGCCAGCCTCGGTCGATGCAAGCTTTCGCCGTTATTTCCGTGTCGCCAGCGCTTCGCCCGCGCACCCGACCCTGATCGTCATGGATGCGCCGCCCCCTCAGGAGGATTGCCGGCCGTTCGTCCATGTGAGCGGACTGCTGCACGAGGCGGGCCTGAACTCCCCCAGAATACTGGCGCAAGACCTGACCCAAGGTTTCCTGCTTCTGAGCGACCTGGGGCGGTCCACCTACCTGGACGTGCTCGACGAGCATAACGCCACGCGGCTGTATCGCGCCGCCTTCGACGCGCTGATCGCCTGGCAGCTTGCCAGCCGGCCGGGTCAGCTGCCGCCGTATGACAAGGCCCTGCTGCAGCGCGAACTGGATCTGTTTCCGACCTGGTACATCGAGCGCCATCTGAACATGGCTTTGTCGCCATCGCAGCAGGAGGTACTGGCCCAAACCAATACCTTGCTGATCGACAGCGCGCTGGCGCAGCCGCAGGTCTATGTGCACCGCGACTACATGCCGCGCAACCTGATGGTGAGCGAGCCTAACCCGGGCATCCTGGATTTCCAGGACGCCGTGTACGGCCCGCTGACCTACGATGTCATCTCGTTGTTGCGCGATGCATTCATCAGCTGGGAGGAAGACCTGCAACTCGATTGGCTGATTCACTACTGGGAAAACGCCAAACGTGCGGGCTTGCCGGTGCGGCAGGATTTCGGCGAGTTCTACCAGGAATGCGAGTGGATGGGCCTGCAGCGCCATCTTAAAGTGCTCGGCATTTTCGCGCGAATTCAGTATCGCGACGGCAAACCGCGGTATCTGGCAGACACGCCGCGCTTCCTGCAGTACGCGCACAAAGTGGCCGCGCGCTACCGCCCGCTGCACCCACTCGCCCGCCTGCTCGATACGCTCGACGGCAAGAGCGCGGCCGTCGGCTATACGTTCTGA
- a CDS encoding LPS-assembly protein LptD: MLLLSLPGWWAAHAVAQEMTPPVVAGAGGLQLQSVPALQDFSLGPNQGVAIFTKSDSAQGHVDQDVTLEGAAQMRHYRSVVKADHIHYDEDSDVVRATGSVRLTDNGNRFIGPQASLHLDAGDGFMLTPSYHIGATNGGGKAKRIDIADQTQIKVTDGTYSGCSCQKDPAWYFRAKEMDFDTDRGVGTAYNGVLFFQHVPILASPYLTFPLTSARRSGLLPPTFGQSSTSGFEFMQPYYFNIAPNRDLTFAPRILTKRGIQWNTEFRYLEPTYAGKFHIEYLNNDHLTGTNRYLYSLQHNQTLPFGVRAFVNYTRVSDSTYPQDFGANNFQYGVTSQYTQQAGLSWGIGGWSFMTQVLDYQTLAPNAPPYDIKPEFQATYNKYDWHGFDINVVNDYTNFRMPTPSASQPDGQRIYSKATVSYPFLTPGYYAIPKVIFNATSYQISNLASGVPNNINRTVPTLSFDTGLDFERNLHWFGLNLIQTLEPRLFYVYTPYRNQDAIPLFDTSAANFNMAEIFSENSFVGNDRISDANRITVGVTSRFINADTGAELARFVIAQRYNFRPSRVTLLPGGEPDDSTMSDVVVGASTQLPYNWQFTSDLQYSPNTRQVNQTDVGLTWRPGGRRVFNAYYHYLPVSPLLNNTEVDQIQLSAQWPLTRRIGLAGSVTYAPNTHNVVDALAGFEYDADCWAFRIAFQRYTTSLNTSNTGVFAQLELKGLSKTGTSVTRAFQQAIPGYAPQTPTPIPSRFTNYE, translated from the coding sequence GTGCTGCTGCTGTCCTTGCCGGGGTGGTGGGCCGCACACGCCGTCGCGCAGGAAATGACGCCGCCCGTGGTGGCGGGCGCCGGCGGTCTGCAACTGCAGAGCGTGCCGGCATTGCAGGACTTCTCCCTGGGGCCGAACCAGGGCGTGGCGATTTTCACCAAGAGCGACAGTGCCCAGGGGCATGTCGACCAGGACGTCACGCTCGAAGGCGCCGCGCAGATGCGGCACTATCGCTCGGTGGTCAAGGCAGATCACATTCATTACGACGAGGACAGCGACGTGGTTCGCGCCACCGGCAGCGTGCGGCTGACCGACAACGGCAACCGCTTTATCGGGCCGCAAGCGAGTCTTCATCTGGATGCCGGCGACGGTTTCATGCTCACGCCGTCGTACCATATCGGCGCGACCAATGGCGGCGGCAAGGCAAAGCGCATCGATATCGCCGATCAGACTCAGATCAAGGTGACCGACGGCACCTATTCCGGCTGCAGTTGCCAGAAGGATCCGGCCTGGTATTTCCGCGCCAAGGAAATGGATTTCGATACCGACCGAGGCGTGGGCACCGCATATAACGGCGTGCTGTTCTTTCAGCATGTCCCGATTCTCGCCAGCCCCTACCTGACGTTCCCGCTCACCAGCGCGCGCCGCTCGGGGTTGCTGCCGCCGACTTTCGGGCAGAGCTCGACCAGCGGGTTCGAGTTCATGCAGCCGTACTATTTCAATATCGCACCGAACCGCGATTTGACCTTTGCGCCGCGTATCCTGACCAAGCGAGGCATCCAGTGGAACACCGAATTCCGCTATCTCGAGCCGACCTACGCGGGCAAGTTCCATATCGAGTACCTGAATAACGACCACCTGACCGGCACCAACCGGTATTTGTACTCGCTGCAACACAACCAGACTCTGCCGTTCGGCGTGCGCGCCTTTGTCAATTACACCAGGGTATCGGATTCGACGTACCCGCAGGACTTCGGCGCGAATAACTTCCAGTATGGCGTGACCAGCCAATACACGCAGCAGGCGGGCCTGTCTTGGGGAATCGGCGGCTGGTCGTTCATGACGCAGGTGCTCGATTATCAGACGCTTGCGCCGAATGCGCCGCCGTACGACATCAAGCCGGAGTTTCAGGCGACATATAACAAGTACGATTGGCATGGGTTCGACATCAACGTCGTCAACGATTACACGAATTTCCGCATGCCGACGCCGTCCGCCTCGCAACCGGACGGCCAACGGATCTACTCCAAGGCGACAGTCAGTTATCCGTTCCTGACACCGGGCTACTACGCGATCCCGAAGGTCATCTTCAACGCGACCTCGTATCAGATCAGTAATCTGGCATCCGGCGTGCCGAACAACATCAACCGCACGGTGCCGACCCTCAGTTTCGACACCGGACTCGACTTCGAACGCAATCTGCACTGGTTCGGCCTGAACCTGATTCAGACGCTCGAGCCGAGACTGTTCTATGTGTACACGCCGTACCGCAATCAGGACGCGATTCCGCTGTTCGATACGTCCGCGGCCAATTTCAATATGGCGGAGATCTTCAGCGAGAACTCCTTTGTCGGCAACGACCGGATCTCCGACGCCAACCGCATCACGGTGGGTGTGACCTCGCGCTTCATCAATGCCGATACCGGTGCCGAGTTGGCCCGCTTCGTGATCGCGCAACGCTATAACTTCCGGCCCTCGCGGGTGACCCTGCTGCCCGGCGGCGAGCCCGACGACTCGACCATGTCGGATGTGGTGGTCGGCGCGTCGACGCAATTGCCCTATAACTGGCAATTCACCTCCGACCTGCAGTACAGCCCGAACACCCGTCAGGTCAACCAGACCGACGTCGGCTTGACCTGGCGTCCGGGTGGGCGCCGTGTGTTCAATGCGTATTACCACTACCTGCCGGTCTCGCCGCTGCTCAACAACACCGAAGTCGACCAGATCCAGCTCTCGGCGCAGTGGCCGCTGACGCGCCGGATTGGCCTGGCCGGCAGCGTCACTTACGCGCCCAATACGCATAACGTCGTCGATGCGCTGGCGGGTTTCGAGTATGATGCCGATTGCTGGGCGTTCCGGATCGCTTTCCAGCGCTACACCACGAGTCTCAATACATCGAACACCGGGGTTTTCGCTCAACTCGAACTGAAAGGCCTGTCGAAGACCGGCACCAGCGTGACACGGGCGTTCCAACAGGCGATACCAGGCTACGCGCCTCAGACACCGACACCGATTCCTTCTCGATTCACCAACTATGAATGA